A single window of Dermacentor albipictus isolate Rhodes 1998 colony chromosome 1, USDA_Dalb.pri_finalv2, whole genome shotgun sequence DNA harbors:
- the LOC139054968 gene encoding uncharacterized protein codes for MSLETGEQPKLYGVNFQPPAPFDFANPPTWATWLSRYEDYAVVSGLTKASEDMQVRSLLYCMGPEARPLLETFSLDAQSLASYQAVATRFTEHFVHPANELYESSWFHRRVQLPDESVDTYYAELRRMVKCCNYPSAAVEERLVRDRFVVGLRDSRLSDQLCRNAKLTLQDAWTQARQSEDADREKALPQNRTSTPASSTLTPQKLASSPLAVGGAAVAGKLHCQERILQWQGKISRQRLYVIQSLTVPLLGLPALQALQVVRFLDQLKTSKATLHTELFNGLGTLKDEYTIRLKPDAKSFSVSIPRRIPIPLLEIVRRELDKLESAGVIRRVDKPTPWCSGLVVVRKGDGSYRLCVDLTQLNKVVLCERHILPTVEQVLGLLGDATVFSKLDATASFHQVKLSEDSQELTTFITPYGRYCFCRLPFGITSAPGYFQKQMARILEGQEGVANMIDDIFVFGRTRQEHDARLSQVLSRLAKAGITLNQDNCRFGVPEVSFLGVVVSAQGIRPDPGKIEAVKAMEAPTDVAGVRRLLGMVNHLARFLPHISDVTAPIRALLNKSASWVWQHEQKAAFEKIKELLTSDRCMAKYHPSYATTVSADVNDRYRAALQPD; via the exons ATGTCCCTCgagaccggcgagcagccgaaaCTGTACGGCGTCAACTTCCAGCCGCCGGCACCGTTTGACTTCGCGAACCCGCCAACGTGGGCGACATGGCTCAGCCGCTACGAAGACTATGCAGTGGTTTCAGGACTGACGAAAGCGTCGGAAGACATGCAGGTACGCTCGCTACTGTACTGCATGGGCCCGGAGGCCCGCCCGCTTCTCGAGACTTTCTCGCTCGACGCCCAGTCGCTCGCTTCATACCAAGCCGTTGCCACCCGCTTCACTGAGCACTTCGTGCACCCGGCAAATGAGCTTTACGAATCGTCATGGTTCCACAGACGCGTTCAGCTACCCGACGAAAGCGTCGACACGTACTACGCAGAACTGCGCAGGATGGTCAAGTGCTGTAACTATCCGTCTGCTGCTGTCGAGGAAAGGCTCGTACGCGACCGGTTCGTCGTCGGCCTCCGCGACTCCCGTCTCTCGGACCAGCTGTGCCGGAACGCGAAGTTGACACTACAGGACGCCTGGACACAAGCCCGTCAATCCGAAGACGCCGACAGGGAAAAGGCGTTGCCCCAGAACCGCACGAGCACTCCCGCGAGCTCAACCTTGACGCCGCAAAAGCTAGCAAGTTCCCCTCTCGCCGTCG GTGGCGCGGCCGTCGCCGGGAAACTCCACTGTCAGGAGCGTATACTTCAGTGGCAAGGGAAAATAAGCCGTCAGCGCCTCTACGTGATCCAGTCTCTCACTGTGCCTCTTCTGGGACTGCCAGCGCTCCAAGCCCTCCAAGTAGTTCGGTTTCTTGATCAACTCAAGACTTCAAAAGCGACGCTGCACACCGAGCTCTTCAATGGATTGGGCACTCTCAAGGACGAGTACACCATCCGGTTGAAACCCGATGCCAAATCTTTCTCGGTAAGCATACCTCGCAGGATCCCCATTCCGCTGCTCGAGATTGTCCGCCGCGAACTGGACAAATTGGAAAGCGCAGGCGTGATCCGTAGGGTCGACAAGCCAACACCATGGTGCTCGGGTCTCGTCGTCgtccggaaaggcgatggttcctACCGCCTCTGCGTCGACTTAACACAACTCAACAAGGTCGTCCTTTGTGAAAGACATATTCTGCCAACTGTCGAGCAAGTCCTTGGCCTCCTCGGCGACGCAACAGTTTTTTCGAAGTTGGACGCGACCGCAAGCTTCCACCAGGTGAAGCTGTCTGAAGACTCCCAAGAGCTTACGACATTCATCACCCCATATGGCCGATACTGCTTCTGCCGGCTCCCCTTTGGCATCACCTCCGCACCAGGGTACTTCCAAAAGCAGATGGCAAGAATCCTGGAGGGCCAAGAAGGAGTCGCCAATATGATAGACGATATTTTCGTTTTTGGACGCACCCGCCAGGAACATGACGCCAGACTGAGCCAGGTGCTATCTCGCCTTGCAAAAGCAGGTATCACATTGAACCAGGACAACTGTCGTTTTGGGGTACCTGAGGTCTCCTTCCTCGGAGTTGTCGTCTCAGCACAGGGCATCAGGCCAGATCCGGGCAAGATCGAAGCAGTCAAAGCCATGGAAGCCCCAACGGACGTCGCTGGCGTTAGAAGACTGCTCGGAATGGTGAACCATCTTGCCAGATTCTTGCCACACATCTCGGACGTCACAGCTCCCATCAGAGCCTTACTGAACAAGTCCGCGAGTTGGGTGTGGCAGCACGAGCAAAAGGCAGCGTTCGAGAAAATCAAGGAACTCTTGACGTCAGACAGGTGCATGGCCAAGTACCACCCGTCGTACGCCACTACGGTGTCTGCAGAC GTCAATGACCGATACCGAGCAGCGTTACAGCCAGACTGA